AGAGCCACCCAATGCGCAGCAAGCCGGCATCCGAGCTCATGACAGCCCCTATTGTCGCGATTGGCGCTTGGCCGGTTTGCCCTTTTTACCGCCTTGCGCGGGTGGGTGAACCTCGCGCCCGTCTAGCAGGACCAGCTGACGCCCCTCGCGGCCCGCTTCCACCTCCCAAAAGGCCCCGGCCCGGGGGCGGGGCAAATGGCCCCGAACGACAATAAAAAAGGGTTTGAACTGCCGGATGGGATCGCGATTGGGGCGCACGTAGATTCCAAAGGTGCCTTCCTGCGCGTTCCACCACTGCAGTCGGCCGCGGATGGAGAAGCGATCGCCGGGCAGCACGGACGGCAACACCAAATTCCCCTCACGATCGCGGTAGGGCCCTTTGAGCTGAAACCTAAGTCCAGTTTCGTCGTTGGTCGTTTTGACCCAGACGTTCCACAGCCGCTCCTGAGCGTCTTTGGGGGCCTTCCACGGGCCTTTTACGGTTGCCGGAAATTCGGCGTCGGGGGTCACTAGGGTCCCCTTGCGGCGCTCTTTATCGGCGGGGGCGAAGTAGCCGCGCACGATCCCGGTCGCCCGGTAGTGGTTGCTCCGTTGCGGGGCCTGAATGGTGGGGTCCGTTGCGGGGCTCGTGCTCATGGGGTAATACCAATTCTCGTGGCTTGTGCACTAAATTTCGACCTACAAAACTCGCTCAATATGGGAGTCATATTCTTTGGAAAGCGTGCATCCACTGCTCAAATTGGTATAAGGAGCGTATGTGCCCTTAGTGTACCGAGCGGTAAGCTTTAAAGGATCTGGCGCCCGGTCAGCACCTGGCGGACCTCGAGCATGGCCGAGTAAGTAGGGACGATGTGGAGGGTGCGCTCGCGGGGTGTCTGCGCCAGCGCTGTCGCGATCGCGGCTCGCAGGTCGGGCTCGACCAGCAACTGCGCGCCCTCACTCAGGGCCTCTCGCCCGTAGGCCAACCGCAGCGCCATATCGTAGGCGCGATCGCCGCTAACCACCAGTACGCCGGCTGCTGCAACGAGCTTATCGGCATCTACGTCCCAGATCCAGGAGACATCGGTGCCATCGGGGGTGCGGTCGTTGAGTACCAGCAGCGTCGTTTCGGTCTCGCCGGCTGCCTGGCGCTCGAGGATGGCCCGAATGGTTTCGTTGGCTCCAACGGGGTTTTTGGACAGCAGGATCCGCACCTGCTTGCCCTCAACTTGGAGTTCCTCGGCACGGCCGAAGGCGGCGCGGAACTGGCGGACGACCTCGAAGATGCGATCTTGCGGGATGCCCATGGCCCGGGCAACGGTCCCGGCAGCCAAGGTGTTGTACTTGTTGTAAACGCCAATGAGGATTTGGGGCCACTCGCGGCTATCGAGCGCTGGCTCGCTGCGGGCGAAATGGCAGCTGGGACAGTAAAAGTCGCCCAAATGCGAGATGTAGACCCCTCGGTAGGCGAGCGAGGTGCCGCAGCGCGGGCAGTCGATGGCATCCACGGCATGGGGCATCTGCTCCAGATACAGCTGGGGCTCGCTCAGGCCAAAAAACTGCACGGCCTGCGGGAACTGCTGGCCCAGCTGGCAGAGCGTGGGGTCATCGGCATTGAGCACGACCGTTGTTGGGGGCGAGAGTGCGGCGAGCGCCCGCTGCCAGCGTTGGGCGATCGCATCCACCTCGCCGTAGCGATCAAGCTGGTCGCGGAACAAGTTCAGGCCCAATACGAACCGCGGCGCAACTGAGTCCAGCACGCGCGGTAGGGCGTTTTCGTCCACCTCCAGAATGGCGCAGTCGGCCTGGAGCCGCCCGGTCAGGGTTACCTGGGCCAGCAAGGCAGCCGTTAGGCCGTTGGGCAGGTTGGCGCCGGAGGCATTGTGGGCGACCCGCTGCCCTTGGGCTTCCAGGATCCGGCGCAGCAGCAGGGCGGTGGTGGTTTTGCCATTGGTCCCGACAACCAAAACGGCGCCCTGCGGCAGCCGCTCGCCGAGCCGGGCCAGAACGTGGGGCTGGAGGCGCTGGGCAATCTCGCCCGGCAGCACGCTGGCAGCCCCCAGGCGCAACTGGCGCACCGCCAGCGCGCTTGCTTTGGCAACGCCGGCCGTTAGGGCCAAGCGCAAGCGGGCTGCGATCGCAGCTGGGTGGGGCATGGGAGGCGCATCAACCATCGACCGCCATCCTAGGCGATCAGCAGGCGCTGCGGTTGGGGCCGCAGGCCTGCCAGGATTGTCGGGCAGGTCACTCGATAGGTTGAAGCCATGGCGGCAAAGCAGTTGCGAGCGCGCCCAGGCGCGCGTTGGTGGGCATTAATGCTGGCAGTCACGTTGGCCGGGCTGCTGGTCGCGGCACCGCCAGTGCTGGCCAACATCGACGACGACGGCTACGACGGCAACATTTTTGCCCTCTACGGTGGCAACGGGTCGCTCGTGCCCCCGAAAGTCACGCTGCCGGAGGCGATCGAGCGGGACACCCCCACCCTACTGGTTTACTACCTCAATGACAGCCGCGACTGCAAGCAGTACTCGCAAGTGGTCTCGCGCCTGCAGCGGTATTACGGGCGAGCAGCTTACTTCATTCCCATCAACGTGGACTCGATTCCGCCGCAGGCCGAGTACACGCTTCAAGATCCCGGGTACTACTACCGCGGCCGCGTCCCGCAAACGGTCCTGCTCGATGGCGACAACCAAATTGCCTTCGATCGCCAGGGCCAAGTCCCGTTTGAGGTTGCCGATGCCGCCTTTCGCGAGGTCTTCGATCTGCTGCCGCGCGAGGAGTCGCTGGAGCGCAAGCCGCGCTCGAGTGCTGAAGCTGGCTCTAGTAACTCCTAGCCGCCGGTTGGCGAGGCGGCGCAATGGCCTCAAATAGGGCGGCGTAGTCGCTCTCGGCCCAACCGGCATCCCGTGCTTGGCGCAGGAGCTCGCGCACGCCGGCCAAGCCATTGGTATCGAGACCGGCGGCACTGGCTTGGGCCAGGACCAAATCGGCGTCTTTGAGCAAGTGCTGGATGGGGAAATTGGGGCGGGCGTAGTCGCGCTGGCGCATCCGGTCGAGCTTTTTATCAAAGGTGGGAGCGTAGAGCGCGCTTTGGCGCAGGATGGCCATAAACTGCTCGGTATCGACGCCCTGATGCTGCAG
This DNA window, taken from Cyanobacteria bacterium QS_8_64_29, encodes the following:
- a CDS encoding thioredoxin family protein, which codes for MLAVTLAGLLVAAPPVLANIDDDGYDGNIFALYGGNGSLVPPKVTLPEAIERDTPTLLVYYLNDSRDCKQYSQVVSRLQRYYGRAAYFIPINVDSIPPQAEYTLQDPGYYYRGRVPQTVLLDGDNQIAFDRQGQVPFEVADAAFREVFDLLPREESLERKPRSSAEAGSSNS
- a CDS encoding DUF1727 domain-containing protein, producing the protein MPHPAAIAARLRLALTAGVAKASALAVRQLRLGAASVLPGEIAQRLQPHVLARLGERLPQGAVLVVGTNGKTTTALLLRRILEAQGQRVAHNASGANLPNGLTAALLAQVTLTGRLQADCAILEVDENALPRVLDSVAPRFVLGLNLFRDQLDRYGEVDAIAQRWQRALAALSPPTTVVLNADDPTLCQLGQQFPQAVQFFGLSEPQLYLEQMPHAVDAIDCPRCGTSLAYRGVYISHLGDFYCPSCHFARSEPALDSREWPQILIGVYNKYNTLAAGTVARAMGIPQDRIFEVVRQFRAAFGRAEELQVEGKQVRILLSKNPVGANETIRAILERQAAGETETTLLVLNDRTPDGTDVSWIWDVDADKLVAAAGVLVVSGDRAYDMALRLAYGREALSEGAQLLVEPDLRAAIATALAQTPRERTLHIVPTYSAMLEVRQVLTGRQIL